A region from the Bubalus kerabau isolate K-KA32 ecotype Philippines breed swamp buffalo chromosome 23, PCC_UOA_SB_1v2, whole genome shotgun sequence genome encodes:
- the PDIA2 gene encoding protein disulfide-isomerase A2 gives MDGQFLLVLVLLLGASGLCGQGLGPGGPLEEPPGEKPPEEKPPEEEPPEEDGVLVLSRQTLGQALQEHPALLVEFYAPWCGHCRALAPEYSKAAALLAAESARVTLAKVDGPAEPELAEEFAVTEYPTLKFFREGNRTHPEEYTGPREAEGIAEWLRRRVGPSARRLEDEEDVRALTDARDVVVVGFFQDLQDRDVATFLGLAQDALDMTFGLTDRPQLFQKFGLTKDTVVLFKKYDEGRADFPVDKELGLDQGDLSRFLLTHSMHLVTEYSSETSSRIFEAKILNHLLLFVNQTLDAHRELLAGFREAAPPFRGQVLFVVVDVGADNDHVLQYFGLKAQEAPTLRFINIETTKKYAPEHGAPVTAATIADFCRAVLGGGVKPYRLSQEVPPDWDQRPVKTLVGKNFEQVAFDETKNVFIKFYAPWCAHCKEMAPAWEELAEKYRDHEDIVIAELDATANELEAFPVHGFPTLKYFPAGPGRKVIDYKGARDLETFSKFLDSGGELPAEEPAEVPGAAFPEKPGNTMEPKDEKPGNTTEPRDEL, from the exons ATGGATGGCCAGTTCCTGCTGGTGCTGGTGCTGCTACTCGGGGCCTCAGGCCTGTGCGGAcaggggctggggcctgggggtCCCTTGGAGGAGCCCCCAGGGGAGAAGCCCCCTGAGGAGAAGCCCCCGGAGGAGGAGCCCCCGGAGGAGGATGGGGTCTTGGTGCTGAGCCGGCAGACCCTGGGCCAGGCCTTGCAGGAGCACCCAGCCCTGCTGGTGGAATTCT ATGCCCCGTGGTGTGGGCACTGCAGGGCCCTGGCCCCTGAGTACAGCAAGGCAGCCGCCCTGCTGGCAGCAGAGTCGGCCAGAGTCACGCTGGCCAAGGTGGATGGGCCCGCGGAGCCAGAGCTGGCCGAGGAGTTTGCAGTGACAGAATACCCCACGCTCAAGTTCTTCCGAGAGGGGAACCGCACACACCCAGAGGAGTACACTG GCCCCCGGGAGGCCGAGGGCATCGCCGAGTGGCTGCGGCGGCGGGTGGGGCCCAGCGCCAGGCGGCTTGAGGACGAGGAGGACGTTCGCGCACTCACGGACGCCCGGGACGTGGTAGTCGTCGGCTTCTTCCAG GACCTGCAGGACAGGGACGTGGCTACCTTCCTGGGCCTGGCCCAGGATGCCCTGGACATGACCTTTGGCCTCACCGACCGGCCACAGCTCTTTCAGAAGTTCGGCCTCACCAAGGACACGGTGGTCCTCTTTAAGAAG TATGACGAAGGGCGGGCGGACTTCCCGGTGGACAAGGAGCTGGGCCTGGACCAGGGGGACCTGTCTCGCTTCCTGCTCACCCACAGCATGCACCTGGTCACAGAGTACAGCAGCGAG ACGTCCTCTAGGATCTTTGAGGCCAAGATCCTTAACCACCTGCTGCTGTTCGTCAACCAGACGCTGGACGCCCACCGGGAGCTGCTGGCAGGCTTCCGGGAGGCGGCTCCCCCCTTCCGGGGGCAG gtgctgttcgtGGTGGTGGACGTGGGTGCCGACAATGACCACgtgctccagtactttggcctcaaGGCCCAGGAGGCCCCCACCCTGCGCTTCATCAACATCGAGACCACCAAGAAGTACGCGCCGGAGCATGGGGCGCCGGTCACCGCTGCCACCATTGCAGACTTCTGCCGCGCGGTCCTGGGTGGAGGGGTCAAG CCCTATCGCTTGAGCCAGGAGGTCCCCCCAGACTGGGACCAACGGCCAGTCAAAACCCTCGTGGGCAAGAATTTTGAGCAGGTGGCTTTTGATGAGACCAAGAACGTGTTCATCAAGTTCT ACGCCCCGTGGTGTGCCCACTGCAAGGAGATGGCCCCAGCCTGGGAGGAGCTGGCCGAGAAGTACAGGGACCACGAGGACATCGTCATCGCCGAGTTGGACGCCACAGCCAACGAGCTGGAGGCCTTCCCTGTGCACGGCTTCCCCACCCTCAAGTACTTCCCAGCAGGGCCCGGTCGGAAG GTGATTGACTACAAAGGCGCTAGGGACCTGGAGACCTTCTCCAAATTTCTGGACAGTGGGGGCGAGCTGCCTGCAGAGGAGCCTGCAGAGGTGCCTGGAGCTGCCTTCCCG GAAAAGCCAGGAAACACCATGGAACCCAAGGACGAGAAGCCAGGAAACACCACGGAGCCCAGGGACGAGCTGTAG